The following are from one region of the Amylibacter sp. IMCC11727 genome:
- a CDS encoding PhoH family protein has translation MATSAPTETASAPETSLNFPDNRLLIDLCGAFDKNLTHIESTLGVQIVRRGNELAIFGDEEGCRRASEALQGLYQRLEQGREVEPGDVDAALRMGRPAQGTPRHPSEQREMFPSGGVEIRTRKKTVEPRTNTQKDYVKSLFKNELVFGLGPAGTGKTYLAVAAGVSMFIEGHVDRILLSRPAVEAGERLGFLPGDMKDKVDPYMQPLYDALNDFLPAKQVGKLIEEKRIEIAPLAFMRGRTLSNAFIVLDEAQNATTMQMKMFLTRMGEGSHMAITGDSSQCDLPRGVPSGLVEAEKVLRGVKGVGMTTFKAEDVVRHPMVARIIQAYDKHAQKSG, from the coding sequence TTGGCGACATCCGCCCCGACGGAGACGGCTTCGGCCCCCGAAACAAGTTTGAATTTCCCAGATAACCGTCTGCTGATTGATTTGTGCGGCGCGTTTGACAAAAATTTAACTCATATTGAATCCACGCTGGGTGTGCAGATTGTGCGCCGTGGGAATGAGCTGGCCATCTTTGGAGACGAAGAGGGATGCAGGCGTGCGTCCGAAGCATTGCAAGGATTGTATCAACGGCTAGAGCAAGGTCGCGAGGTGGAACCTGGCGATGTTGATGCAGCGTTGCGTATGGGACGCCCCGCCCAAGGCACACCGCGCCATCCAAGCGAACAGCGTGAAATGTTCCCAAGCGGTGGTGTTGAAATTCGCACCCGTAAGAAAACGGTGGAACCGCGCACCAACACGCAAAAAGACTATGTCAAAAGCCTGTTTAAGAACGAGCTGGTATTTGGGCTGGGTCCCGCAGGGACGGGTAAAACCTATCTGGCTGTGGCGGCGGGTGTGTCGATGTTTATCGAAGGCCATGTGGACCGTATTTTGCTATCCCGCCCAGCTGTTGAGGCAGGGGAACGACTGGGGTTCTTGCCGGGAGACATGAAAGACAAGGTCGATCCATATATGCAGCCTCTTTACGATGCGCTGAATGATTTTCTGCCTGCCAAACAGGTTGGCAAATTGATCGAAGAGAAACGGATCGAAATTGCACCATTGGCGTTTATGCGCGGGCGAACACTGTCCAACGCGTTCATCGTTTTGGACGAAGCGCAGAATGCCACGACAATGCAGATGAAAATGTTTCTGACGCGTATGGGCGAAGGCAGCCATATGGCGATCACAGGAGACAGTTCGCAGTGCGACCTGCCCCGCGGTGTGCCCAGCGGATTGGTCGAGGCCGAGAAAGTTCTACGCGGGGTGAAAGGGGTCGGGATGACCACCTTTAAGGCCGAAGATGTGGTGCGCCACCCGATGGTGGCACGGATCATTCAAGCCTATGACAAACACGCGCAGAAGTCTGGGTGA
- a CDS encoding OmpA family protein, which yields MAADDFVVRKSTQATGERYVPGVWVDPDGCEHWVMDDGVEGYMTPHVTRDGIPVCRRGNPCAVMNSDQLFKTDKWHINSWGRKRLMEFFQSAQATAFIIDGHTDSRASDAYNMRLSERRAKAVAQIAQQAGKRAQVRWYGERVPVASNRTAHGMKKNRRVEITCVR from the coding sequence GTGGCGGCGGATGATTTCGTTGTGCGCAAATCCACGCAAGCCACCGGTGAGCGTTATGTGCCAGGTGTTTGGGTTGACCCAGACGGGTGTGAGCATTGGGTTATGGATGATGGTGTTGAAGGCTACATGACACCACATGTAACACGTGACGGTATCCCTGTATGTCGCCGTGGGAACCCATGTGCGGTAATGAACAGCGACCAGTTGTTTAAAACAGACAAATGGCACATCAATTCTTGGGGGCGTAAGCGTTTGATGGAATTCTTCCAGTCCGCGCAAGCCACCGCATTTATCATTGATGGTCACACAGACAGCCGCGCATCTGACGCATACAACATGCGTTTGTCAGAGCGCCGCGCGAAGGCAGTTGCACAGATTGCACAACAAGCTGGTAAACGCGCGCAAGTGCGTTGGTACGGCGAGCGTGTGCCTGTAGCATCTAACCGTACGGCGCATGGCATGAAGAAAAACCGTCGCGTTGAAATCACCTGCGTACGTTGA
- the miaB gene encoding tRNA (N6-isopentenyl adenosine(37)-C2)-methylthiotransferase MiaB gives MTEPKKLFVKTYGCQMNVYDSERMVSALGGQGYVETDTPDDADMILLNTCHIREKAAEKIYSQLGQYRPLKNKKPDLKIGVAGCVAQAEGEEIIKRQPMVDLVVGPQAYHRLPEMEAKVGSGELLVDTEFPIEDKFDHLPKTGGRGPKARRAPSAFLTVQEGCDKFCHFCVVPYTRGAEVSRPVSQIIAEAEDLVSRGVVEINLLGQNVNAYHGEHGGKEWGLAQLIHELAKIDELKRIRFTTSHPNDMSEDLIAAHGECEKLMPYLHLPVQAGSDKILKAMNRKHTAAEYLDLIERIRQARPDIALSGDFIVGFPGESEEDFQDTLELCRQVRYGQAFSFKYSPRPGTPAAERADVDEAEKSDRLARLQALLSEHQMDFQKSMVGKTLPVLLEKPGRMDGQMIGKSEFLHAVHMDADPSLVGTIVQAKILHSERNSLAAEIVG, from the coding sequence ATGACTGAACCCAAAAAACTGTTTGTGAAAACCTATGGCTGTCAGATGAATGTCTATGACAGCGAACGCATGGTGTCCGCGCTGGGCGGGCAGGGGTATGTGGAAACGGACACGCCAGATGATGCGGACATGATCCTGTTGAACACCTGTCACATCCGCGAAAAAGCAGCTGAAAAAATTTATTCGCAGTTGGGACAGTACCGCCCGCTAAAGAACAAGAAACCCGATTTGAAAATTGGCGTAGCGGGTTGCGTGGCACAGGCCGAAGGCGAAGAAATCATCAAACGCCAGCCGATGGTGGATTTGGTTGTAGGGCCGCAGGCGTATCACCGTTTGCCTGAGATGGAAGCCAAAGTCGGTAGTGGTGAACTGCTGGTCGATACGGAATTTCCCATCGAAGACAAATTTGACCACCTGCCCAAAACAGGCGGGCGGGGCCCAAAGGCGCGCCGCGCGCCAAGCGCCTTTTTAACAGTCCAAGAGGGCTGTGATAAGTTCTGTCACTTCTGTGTGGTTCCTTACACACGCGGCGCCGAAGTGTCGCGACCTGTGTCACAAATTATCGCGGAAGCCGAAGATTTGGTCAGCCGTGGCGTTGTCGAGATCAACTTGCTGGGCCAGAACGTGAACGCGTATCACGGCGAGCATGGGGGCAAAGAATGGGGTTTGGCGCAACTCATCCACGAATTGGCCAAAATTGATGAACTGAAGCGCATTCGGTTCACGACATCTCACCCGAACGACATGTCCGAAGACCTGATCGCCGCCCACGGGGAGTGCGAAAAACTGATGCCGTATTTGCACCTGCCGGTACAGGCAGGGAGCGATAAGATCCTAAAGGCGATGAACCGCAAGCACACGGCAGCTGAATATCTCGACTTGATTGAACGTATTCGCCAAGCGCGCCCTGATATCGCTTTGTCAGGTGATTTTATCGTCGGCTTTCCTGGCGAATCTGAGGAAGATTTCCAAGACACGCTCGAACTCTGCCGTCAGGTTCGGTATGGCCAAGCCTTCTCTTTCAAATACTCGCCGCGTCCTGGAACACCCGCGGCTGAACGCGCAGATGTGGACGAAGCGGAAAAGTCTGACCGCTTGGCCCGATTGCAGGCTTTGTTAAGCGAACATCAAATGGATTTCCAAAAATCGATGGTTGGAAAAACACTGCCGGTTCTGTTGGAAAAGCCGGGCCGTATGGATGGCCAAATGATTGGTAAGTCAGAGTTTTTACACGCGGTCCATATGGATGCCGATCCAAGCCTTGTGGGAACAATTGTACAGGCCAAAATCTTGCATTCGGAACGCAATTCCTTGGCTGCTGAGATTGTTGGGTGA
- a CDS encoding MucR family transcriptional regulator, with product MKMEDIRADADMMKYTAEIVSAYVQKHDVAVKDISGIMDTVHSKVVELCRGDAFGTTAKPAVAIEDSVTPDHIICLEDGKSFKMLKKHLKTKYDMTPEEYRAKWGLPADYPMVAPNYAIKRQALAKASGLGRSR from the coding sequence ATGAAAATGGAAGACATCCGCGCCGATGCGGACATGATGAAATATACAGCGGAAATTGTGTCTGCTTATGTTCAAAAGCACGATGTGGCCGTTAAAGATATTTCGGGCATTATGGACACCGTACATTCCAAGGTGGTGGAATTGTGCCGTGGCGATGCCTTTGGCACAACTGCAAAGCCTGCTGTTGCGATCGAAGACAGTGTTACGCCTGATCACATCATTTGTCTGGAAGATGGGAAATCTTTCAAAATGCTGAAAAAGCATTTGAAAACAAAATACGATATGACGCCAGAAGAGTATCGCGCGAAATGGGGTCTACCAGCGGATTATCCAATGGTAGCACCGAATTACGCGATTAAGCGTCAGGCCTTGGCCAAGGCGAGCGGGTTGGGCCGCAGCCGATAA
- a CDS encoding TadE/TadG family type IV pilus assembly protein gives MLAPMKSVFKNSRLSRDENGSILIFVMVVFSIMMLVGGAAVDLARYENSRATLQYNLDRAVLAAASLKQEREPSVVVQDYMSRITTTEDFDLHVSSSVAEYSRSVTASATADVDMWFLSMAGINKMPAKVVSSAQEKKSNLEISLVLDVSGSMASNQRLVNLKVAAKEFIDTMLADVEPNSVSISIIPFNSNTAPSQGLFDAINVAQTHAYTTCLDFTDGAFSTAAIDPAQSVSQAVFTSYYGGYQSAHLPSSTCNNEEYFEIMPYVSDAATLHAKIDSLQAAGNTAGHVGIKWGLALLDPKFQPVVDSLIADGDVVNGLTALPRSYQDEDTNKIIVMMSDGANTTEFRLGSAYNTGQSDLMEVTSSVLGPDGLPTKTHFLRDSGGFWYFDMQNNSWITQTVFDALPVTLPGFQSSERLDWADAWGHMSTQYYKQVTGNGGPSYDFWYGAGRNGAEADPLMLNTCEAAATEGVTVYTIGFEMNESSVDTLRDCASTPSHFYDANGTQISEVFAAIATSILKLKLTQ, from the coding sequence ATGCTGGCTCCCATGAAGAGTGTATTCAAAAATTCCCGCCTGAGCCGTGACGAAAACGGCTCCATCCTCATTTTTGTAATGGTGGTCTTCTCTATCATGATGCTCGTGGGCGGAGCCGCCGTTGATTTGGCGCGCTACGAAAACTCGCGTGCGACTTTGCAATACAACCTTGATCGCGCTGTTTTGGCGGCGGCCTCGCTAAAGCAAGAACGTGAACCATCTGTTGTGGTGCAAGATTACATGTCTCGCATCACCACAACCGAAGACTTTGATTTGCATGTGTCTTCAAGTGTAGCGGAATATTCTCGGTCTGTGACCGCGTCTGCCACTGCTGACGTTGATATGTGGTTTTTATCCATGGCTGGGATCAACAAGATGCCGGCCAAAGTCGTCAGTTCGGCGCAAGAAAAGAAATCAAACCTAGAGATTTCTTTGGTGTTGGACGTGTCTGGTTCCATGGCATCGAACCAACGCTTGGTGAACCTGAAAGTGGCGGCCAAGGAATTTATCGACACAATGCTGGCGGATGTAGAGCCAAACAGCGTTTCGATTTCCATCATTCCGTTCAACAGCAATACGGCGCCAAGCCAAGGTCTGTTTGACGCAATCAATGTGGCGCAAACACATGCGTATACCACGTGTCTGGATTTCACAGATGGTGCGTTTAGCACGGCAGCAATTGATCCTGCGCAATCCGTAAGCCAAGCGGTTTTCACAAGCTACTACGGTGGTTATCAGAGCGCGCATTTACCGTCCTCGACATGCAACAACGAAGAATACTTCGAGATTATGCCATACGTGAGCGATGCCGCTACACTGCACGCGAAAATCGACAGCCTGCAGGCGGCGGGTAACACTGCGGGCCACGTTGGGATTAAATGGGGCTTGGCGTTGCTGGACCCGAAATTCCAACCCGTTGTGGATTCCCTGATCGCTGACGGTGATGTTGTAAATGGTTTGACTGCGCTGCCGCGATCTTATCAGGACGAAGACACAAACAAGATCATAGTTATGATGAGTGACGGTGCGAACACCACAGAGTTTCGTCTGGGCTCTGCCTATAACACGGGTCAATCCGACCTGATGGAAGTCACGTCTAGCGTGTTGGGCCCAGATGGACTGCCAACTAAAACACATTTCCTGCGGGACTCGGGTGGGTTTTGGTACTTTGACATGCAAAATAACTCTTGGATTACGCAGACTGTGTTTGATGCCCTTCCTGTAACATTGCCAGGCTTCCAAAGTTCCGAGCGGTTAGATTGGGCTGATGCTTGGGGCCACATGTCCACGCAGTACTATAAACAAGTGACGGGAAATGGCGGGCCAAGCTACGATTTCTGGTACGGCGCCGGTCGCAACGGAGCAGAAGCCGATCCATTGATGCTAAACACGTGTGAAGCCGCTGCAACCGAAGGCGTTACAGTGTACACCATCGGGTTTGAAATGAATGAAAGTTCCGTAGACACCTTGCGCGATTGTGCCAGCACCCCAAGCCATTTTTACGATGCAAACGGGACGCAAATTTCAGAAGTGTTCGCAGCCATTGCAACGTCTATTCTGAAGCTGAAACTGACACAGTAA
- the irr gene encoding Fur family transcriptional regulator Irr, whose amino-acid sequence MTDNPTLSTSDDLGRQWLMSADVRPTKQRLALADLLVGDGRNRHVTAEGLFASATDVGAQVSLATVYNTLRAFCDAGLMNEVTVDGHRSYFDTRVDEHPHYYWEATGALTDAPKSAVAFAKEPEAPEGARVSRVDVVIRVTDEPRG is encoded by the coding sequence ATGACCGACAACCCAACACTCTCTACCAGCGATGATCTTGGTCGCCAGTGGTTGATGAGCGCCGATGTGCGCCCGACAAAGCAACGTTTGGCGTTGGCTGATTTGTTGGTTGGGGATGGCCGAAATCGCCATGTAACGGCCGAGGGTCTGTTTGCATCTGCAACGGATGTGGGAGCGCAAGTCTCGTTGGCAACGGTGTACAACACCTTGCGCGCCTTCTGTGATGCGGGCCTCATGAACGAGGTTACAGTAGATGGGCATCGCTCGTATTTTGACACGCGGGTTGATGAGCATCCACATTATTACTGGGAAGCCACCGGCGCGCTGACGGATGCGCCAAAATCGGCAGTGGCTTTCGCCAAAGAACCTGAAGCGCCTGAAGGCGCGCGCGTGTCCCGTGTTGATGTGGTGATCCGCGTTACGGACGAGCCGCGCGGGTAA
- the fabA gene encoding bifunctional 3-hydroxydecanoyl-ACP dehydratase/trans-2-decenoyl-ACP isomerase, with protein sequence MSDRPTSFGYDDLIKCAQGDMFGPGNAQLPMPPMLMMDRITEISDDGGSAGKGHVVAEFDIKPDLWFFDCHFPGNPIMPGCLGLDGLWQLTGFNLGWRGMLGRGMALGVGEVKLTGMVKPDRKMLTYHVDFTRVIDRKIKVGVANGQVFADGEPIYTVTDMKVGLSDA encoded by the coding sequence ATGTCCGATAGACCCACCAGCTTTGGTTACGATGACCTCATTAAATGTGCCCAAGGCGACATGTTTGGCCCCGGCAACGCGCAATTGCCAATGCCCCCAATGCTGATGATGGACCGCATCACAGAAATCTCTGACGATGGTGGTTCCGCTGGCAAAGGTCATGTGGTGGCAGAATTTGATATCAAACCGGACCTGTGGTTTTTCGACTGTCACTTCCCTGGCAACCCGATCATGCCGGGCTGTCTTGGCCTTGATGGATTGTGGCAGCTGACAGGGTTTAACCTTGGCTGGCGTGGAATGCTTGGTCGTGGCATGGCGCTCGGCGTGGGCGAGGTCAAGTTGACGGGAATGGTTAAGCCAGATCGCAAAATGCTGACCTATCACGTAGATTTCACCCGCGTTATCGACCGCAAGATCAAAGTCGGCGTTGCAAACGGACAGGTTTTCGCAGACGGCGAACCCATCTACACCGTTACAGATATGAAAGTTGGCTTGTCAGACGCCTGA
- the fabB gene encoding beta-ketoacyl-ACP synthase I, protein MRRVVVTGLGIVSSIGNSADEVTASLKSGKSGIVAAPEYVEHGFRSQIHGKVNIDVAEHIDKRTLRFMGPGSAYAHIAMQQAIADAGLGEDQISNIRTGLIAGSGGPSTSAMLTAHQTVLEKGAPKRIGPFAVPKCMGSTVSANLATAFKIKGINYSITSACSTSLHCIGSASEQIMMGKQDIMFAGGGEELDWTLSCLFDAMGAMSSKYNDTPELASRAFDADRDGFVIGGGGGIVVLEDLEHAKARGAKIYAEVTGFGATSDGHDMVAPSGEGGERAMRLAASTLPEGRKISYINAHGTSTPVGDVGEVEAVRRVFGEGTTPPISSTKSMTGHAQGATGAMEAIFCLLMLEHDFITPSINVQNLDPAINEGEIATELVENAGLDSVMTNSFGFGGTNGSMIMSKFKD, encoded by the coding sequence ATGCGTCGCGTAGTCGTTACAGGTCTCGGAATCGTTTCATCCATCGGCAACTCCGCTGATGAAGTCACCGCATCCCTTAAATCGGGTAAATCAGGCATCGTTGCCGCACCAGAATATGTGGAACACGGCTTTCGCAGCCAAATCCACGGCAAGGTGAACATTGATGTGGCCGAACATATCGACAAACGCACGTTGCGGTTTATGGGGCCAGGCTCTGCCTATGCGCACATCGCCATGCAACAGGCCATTGCCGATGCGGGATTGGGCGAGGATCAAATCTCTAACATCCGCACGGGTTTGATCGCCGGCTCTGGTGGTCCGTCCACCTCGGCCATGTTGACCGCGCACCAAACCGTGCTGGAAAAAGGCGCACCGAAACGCATCGGCCCGTTTGCTGTGCCAAAATGTATGGGATCCACCGTATCAGCGAACCTTGCCACCGCGTTTAAGATCAAAGGCATCAACTATTCTATCACCTCTGCCTGTTCCACTTCGTTGCATTGTATCGGGTCTGCCAGCGAACAGATCATGATGGGCAAACAAGACATCATGTTTGCAGGGGGCGGCGAAGAGCTCGATTGGACTTTGTCGTGTTTGTTCGATGCGATGGGTGCCATGTCTTCGAAATACAATGACACACCGGAACTTGCCTCTCGCGCCTTTGATGCGGATCGCGATGGCTTTGTGATCGGTGGCGGCGGCGGCATTGTGGTCCTCGAAGACCTTGAGCACGCCAAAGCACGCGGCGCAAAAATCTATGCCGAGGTTACAGGCTTTGGCGCAACATCCGACGGCCACGACATGGTCGCCCCAAGCGGTGAAGGCGGCGAACGCGCCATGCGTTTGGCGGCCAGCACTCTGCCAGAAGGACGCAAAATCAGCTATATCAACGCCCACGGCACATCCACCCCAGTTGGGGATGTTGGCGAAGTCGAAGCCGTTCGCCGCGTATTCGGTGAGGGCACAACACCGCCCATTTCCTCTACCAAATCCATGACAGGCCATGCTCAAGGGGCCACTGGCGCAATGGAAGCCATCTTTTGTTTGTTGATGCTGGAACATGATTTCATCACCCCATCCATCAATGTGCAAAACCTCGACCCTGCGATTAACGAAGGCGAAATTGCCACAGAATTGGTGGAAAACG